The proteins below come from a single Vanessa cardui chromosome 7, ilVanCard2.1, whole genome shotgun sequence genomic window:
- the LOC124530997 gene encoding CD109 antigen-like isoform X1, producing MDIITALNINKMKNNTALFCFLTVIITSSTVQCVSVLGPKALRPFGNYKVSIAGGSRAHNLYVAVEGKRATGEQFSQGRLVQVPPAASRLIDLEIGDPGPGKYRLVARSTSGPLFAASASLVYQPRSFCIFIQTDKRVYQPGDTINFRVIALDKYLLPLSSTVDVSLLDTGGSPVRQWAAKPLDRGIFAEELLLADEPALGQWTIQVEVRGQKYSRQILVADYVLPKFHMDVQMPKEMLFSDGRFNINVTAKHFNGLPVKGELTISAYAVFFSGLLQPVFSTPARKVIDFNGQADLVYDLKTDLDLAEDAARPLVVEAVLEEKDTLIRQNITTRILLLRTPYRLKVTAPDRFKPTLPYIVQIELVNSSGQTMKISDEVIVERLWDDGSPVNKTTIALTKGFAKYTFTPDLAHANSTLNLVIKYKEISERVVNVQKSLENGGQFLVMELLTRNTSVGDELRARITATEPMDLVHYVIIGRGDILVAKTLELSPARRSVDVSERVSAGMAPGCTLLAWYPRLAADAVRAAALYAPQGPLLRHQVTVTSVTSGSLLRPNGLVEFRVTGEPGAQAALIGGDENSIATGLADDNGLGSGLDMHTIEREVESYSGLKHSLFKNEDHLPSLGLDLGGKNTSDVFSNAGVVFLTDGLVIKGDDKDGSAVETGTRAPQAGPYAFSRVPPPPAPRHYLTRTLSPHATWMFTNLTIGNDGMGTRERWSPITPGEWSVGAFAIHPTLGLGLAAPRKLTTALPLSMTAELPESLQKGETIAIIITLKSSLTVDTSVEVTFHNSDQYFEFEPLENNVDSSKKIELFRRVRVTVPARSLASTAFLVSASRAGEAPVIVEANGNGVSASLFRTIDVKDGYVEDIWSWALLDGRRGVARVNVSLSPAAGTKLGAVSLEATGDLLANALRAMKAPPVVAADANYALRPMARACILLDYLQATEQDDETTIVKEARVQAATGYQRLMAFRRPDGSFSQEIGDEATSDVLMTSVAARWLSRSARYVEVSPEAAAAAARWLVGAQRADGSWQAPRERNDPHAQAAVPLTARALLALLDTKANDVLYKNAINKATDYLARALSPDLDAYSLAALGGALAAARHPQAAQALQLLDQYANTTGSALYWPRKIPASEWRNPWLKGNSLEASTAAWALRAMLASNLIEESVPVARYLLQALGPKDQDPDVLDALSQFAQTIKTATKLRVSVAVAGSEEPRQFNIDNDNALIIQTQLVREVRNASASTEGRGVCAVGLTARGRTNVTGAWPRYTLDPRVDQVSTRHRLQLSVCVGFVPVGNETESGLALLTVQLPSGYLADINTITELTAARHVVGARLYGGGSRVSAWLRAGVSERCATLAAPRALAIARQRPAWVTLVDLYDSSHRARVFYQTVSSSACDVCRAWPSCERACGSAAGQLAPATAPAPRAPSPAARAALSAPLLLLLLPLLR from the exons taaaatgAAGAACAATACAGCTCTATTCTGCTTTTTGACGGTTATTATTACATCAAGCACAGTTCAGTG cgTATCAGTATTAGGACCGAAAGCGCTAAGGCCGTTTGGAAATTATAAAGTCTCCATAGCTGGCGGTTCTCGTGCCCACAACCTATATGTTGCTGTGGAGGGCAAGCGAGCTACTGGAGAGCAGTTCTCACAGGGAAGACTTGTGCAGGTTCCACCAGCTGCCTCCAGGCTAATAGATTTGGAA ATAGGGGACCCTGGGCCTGGTAAGTACAGGTTGGTAGCTCGGTCTACCTCAGGTCCACTGTTCGCAGCATCAGCCTCCCTAGTTTATCAACCGAGGagtttttgtattttcatacaaacagacaaacgAGTGTATCAACCTGGAGATACAATAAACTTCAGAGTCATTGCGTTGGACAA ATACTTGTTACCATTATCGAGCACGGTGGACGTGAGCCTGTTAGACACGGGCGGGTCGCCGGTGCGCCAGTGGGCCGCTAAGCCTCTGGACCGAGGAATATTCGCCGAAGAATTGCTCCTAGCTGACGAACCAGCGCTTGGACAATGGACTATACAA gtCGAAGTTCGCGGACAAAAATACTCCCGACAGATATTGGTGGCAGATTATGTGCTACCCAAATTCCATATGGATGTTCAAATGCCCAAGGAAATGTTATTCAGCGATGGCCGTTTCAACATAAACGTAACTGCCAA ACATTTCAATGGACTACCAGTCAAAGGCGAACTCACCATATCTGCGTACGCCGTTTTCTTCTCTGGTCTATTACAACCAGTATTCTCGACACCAGCCCGAAAAGTCATCGATTTTAATGGTCAAGCAGACCTAGTTTACGACTTGAAGACTGACCTAGATCTTGCAGAAGATGCTGCAAGACCATTGGTCGTTGAAGCCGTTTTAGAAGAGAAAGATACTTTGATACGTCAAAACATTACGACAAGGATTCTTCTCTTACGGACTCCGTACAGACTTAAAGTAACAGCTCCCGATAGATTTAAACCTACTCTGCCATACATTGTTCAG ATCGAATTAGTAAATTCGTCTGGGCAAACTATGAAGATATCTGATGAAGTAATTGTTGAGCGACTATGGGACGACGGATCTCCTGTTAACAAAACTACTATAGCTCTTACTAAAGGTTTCGCGAAATATACTTTCACACCAGATTTGGCGCACGCAAATTCAACCCTTAATTTAGTG attaaatacaaagaaatttCGGAACGGGTGGTAAACGTCCAGAAAAGTTTGGAAAATGGTGGACAATTCTTAGTGATGGAGCTTCTGACGCGCAATACTTCTGTGGGAGACGAGTTGCGTGCTCGGATTACCGCTACTGAGCCGATGGATCTCGTCCATTATGTCATCATCGGTCGTGGTGATATCCTCGTCGCCAAGACTTTAGAA TTGAGCCCGGCGCGGCGCAGCGTGGACGTGTCGGAGCGCGTGTCTGCGGGCATGGCCCCGGGCTGCACGCTGCTGGCGTGGTACCCGCGCCTCGCCGCCGACGCCgtgcgcgccgccgcgctctaCGCGCCGCAGGGGCCTCTGCTGCGCCACCAG GTGACAGTGACGTCGGTCACATCGGGCTCCTTACTCCGGCCGAACGGCCTTGTGGAGTTCCGCGTGACGGGCGAGCCCGGCGCGCAGGCCGCGCTCATCGGCGGCGACGAAAACTCCATCGCGACTGGACTAGCCGACGACAACGGGTTAGGCAGTGGCCTTGACATGCATacg ATCGAACGAGAAGTGGAAAGTTACAGTGGACTAAAACATTCGCTCTTCAAGAACGAAGACCACTTGCCGAGCTTGGGACTCGACTTAGGGGGGAAAAATACAAGTGATGTGTTTAGC aaCGCCGGTGTAGTGTTTCTGACTGATGGTCTCGTTATTAAAGGCGATGATAAAG ACGGCTCGGCGGTGGAAACGGGCACGCGCGCGCCGCAGGCCGGCCCGTACGCCTTCAGCCGCgtgccgccgccgcccgcgccgcgacACTACCTCACACGCACGCTCTCGCCGCACGCCACGTGGATGTTCACCAACCTCACCATCGG TAATGATGGCATGGGCACCAGGGAACGCTGGTCACCGATTACCCCCGGTGAATGGTCGGTCGGAGCCTTTGCGATCCACCCCACTTTAGGGTTAGGTCTGGCCGCCCCGCGCAAATTGACCACAGCTCTACCGCTCTCCATGACTGCCGAGCTCCCGGAAAGTCTACAAAAGGGAGAGACCATAGCCATCATAATAACGCTCAAGAGCTCCCTGACTGTAGACACCTCAGTCGAAGTAACTTTCCACAATTCCGACCAGTATTTCGAATTCGAACCTTTAGAGAATAACGTCGATTCATCTAAAA AGATCGAACTGTTCCGTCGCGTGCGCGTCACGGTGCCGGCGCGCTCGCTCGCCAGCACGGCCTTCCTCGTGTCGGCGTCGCGGGCAGGTGAGGCGCCCGTCATCGTGGAGGCCAACGGGAACGGTGTCTCCGCCTCTCTATTCAGGACCATCGATGTTAAG GACGGATACGTTGAAGATATTTGGTCATGGGCACTCTTGGACGGTCGGCGGGGAGTAGCTCGAGTGAACGTCTCGTTGTCACCAGCGGCTGGCACCAAGCTGGGCGCTGTGTCCTTAGAAGCCACTGGCGATCTGCTGGCTAATGCTCTGAGGGCGATGAAGGCGCCTCCTGTCGTCGCAGCCGACGCCAATTATGCCCTTCGGCCAATGGCTCGGGCGTGCATTTTACTGGATTATCTTCAG GCAACGGAGCAAGATGACGAGACAACAATAGTCAAGGAAGCTCGTGTCCAGGCAGCTACCGGCTACCAGCGCCTTATGGCTTTCCGCCGGCCGGACGGCTCCTTCTCACAAGAAATCGGCGACGAAGCTACTTCTGATGTCTT GATGACATCGGTGGCGGCGCGCTGGCTGTCGCGCTCGGCTCGCTACGTGGAGGTGTCGCCcgaggcggcggcggcggcggcgcgctggCTGGTGGGCGCGCAGCGCGCCGACGGCAGCTGGCAGGCGCCGCGCGAGCGCAACGACCCGCACGCGCAGGCCGCCGTGCCGCTCACCGCGCGCGCCCTGCTCGCCCTGCTCGATACCAAG GCCAACGACGTGCTGTACAAGAATGCGATCAACAAGGCCACGGACTACCTGGCCCGCGCGCTGTCGCCCGACTTGGACGCCTACTCGCTGGCGGCGCTGGGCGGCGCGCTGGCGGCCGCGCGACACCCGCAGGCCGCACAGGCGCTACAGCTCCTCGACCAGTACGCCAACACCACGG GATCTGCCTTGTATTGGCCACGTAAAATACCAGCTTCAGAGTGGAGAAATCCATGGTTAAAGGGAAACAGTCTAGAAGCTTCGACAGCGGCGTGGGCTCTGCGCGCTATGCTGGCTTCCAATCTTATAGAAGAATCTGTTCCCGTCGCTCGCTATCTATTGCAAGCGCTAGGACCGAAAGATCAAGATCCTGATGTG TTGGACGCGTTATCGCAGTTCGCGCAAACCATAAAAACGGCGACTAAGCTGAGAGTGTCGGTCGCAGTCGCCGGATCTGAGGAGCCGCGGCAGTTCAACATAGACAACGACAATGCTCTCATCATACAAACGCAAttg GTCCGTGAGGTGCGCAATGCGAGCGCGTCCACGGAAGGGCGCGGCGTGTGCGCGGTGGGCCTGACTGCGCGCGGGCGCACGAACGTGACGGGCGCGTGGCCGCGGTACACGCTCGACCCGCGCGTCGACCAGGTCTCCACCCGACACCGCCTGCAGCTCTCCGTGTGCGTCGG atTTGTTCCAGTTGGAAATGAAACTGAAAGTGGATTAGCGCTTCTTACGGTGCAACTACCTTCAGGATATTTAGCCGACATAAACACAATTACAGAATTAAcg GCGGCGCGGCACGTGGTCGGCGCACGTCTGTATGGGGGTGGGTCGCGAGTGTCGGCGTGGCTGCGAGCGGGCGTGTCGGAGCGCTGTGCCACGCTGGCGGCGCCTCGAGCGCTGGCCATTGCGAGGCAGCGTCCGGCGTGGGTCACACTCGTCGACCTTTATGACTCCA GTCACCGCGCCCGCGTGTTCTACCAGACCGTGTCGAGCTCGGCGTGCGACGTGTGCCGCGCGTGGCCGTCGTGCGAGCGCGCGTGCGGCTCGGCGGCCGGGCAGCTCGCGCCCGCCACCGCGCCCGCCCCCCGCGCGCCCTcgcccgccgcccgcgccgcgctcTCCGCCCCGCTGCTACTGCTGCTGCTGCCGCTACTGCGATAG
- the LOC124530997 gene encoding CD109 antigen-like isoform X2, with protein sequence MKNNTALFCFLTVIITSSTVQCVSVLGPKALRPFGNYKVSIAGGSRAHNLYVAVEGKRATGEQFSQGRLVQVPPAASRLIDLEIGDPGPGKYRLVARSTSGPLFAASASLVYQPRSFCIFIQTDKRVYQPGDTINFRVIALDKYLLPLSSTVDVSLLDTGGSPVRQWAAKPLDRGIFAEELLLADEPALGQWTIQVEVRGQKYSRQILVADYVLPKFHMDVQMPKEMLFSDGRFNINVTAKHFNGLPVKGELTISAYAVFFSGLLQPVFSTPARKVIDFNGQADLVYDLKTDLDLAEDAARPLVVEAVLEEKDTLIRQNITTRILLLRTPYRLKVTAPDRFKPTLPYIVQIELVNSSGQTMKISDEVIVERLWDDGSPVNKTTIALTKGFAKYTFTPDLAHANSTLNLVIKYKEISERVVNVQKSLENGGQFLVMELLTRNTSVGDELRARITATEPMDLVHYVIIGRGDILVAKTLELSPARRSVDVSERVSAGMAPGCTLLAWYPRLAADAVRAAALYAPQGPLLRHQVTVTSVTSGSLLRPNGLVEFRVTGEPGAQAALIGGDENSIATGLADDNGLGSGLDMHTIEREVESYSGLKHSLFKNEDHLPSLGLDLGGKNTSDVFSNAGVVFLTDGLVIKGDDKDGSAVETGTRAPQAGPYAFSRVPPPPAPRHYLTRTLSPHATWMFTNLTIGNDGMGTRERWSPITPGEWSVGAFAIHPTLGLGLAAPRKLTTALPLSMTAELPESLQKGETIAIIITLKSSLTVDTSVEVTFHNSDQYFEFEPLENNVDSSKKIELFRRVRVTVPARSLASTAFLVSASRAGEAPVIVEANGNGVSASLFRTIDVKDGYVEDIWSWALLDGRRGVARVNVSLSPAAGTKLGAVSLEATGDLLANALRAMKAPPVVAADANYALRPMARACILLDYLQATEQDDETTIVKEARVQAATGYQRLMAFRRPDGSFSQEIGDEATSDVLMTSVAARWLSRSARYVEVSPEAAAAAARWLVGAQRADGSWQAPRERNDPHAQAAVPLTARALLALLDTKANDVLYKNAINKATDYLARALSPDLDAYSLAALGGALAAARHPQAAQALQLLDQYANTTGSALYWPRKIPASEWRNPWLKGNSLEASTAAWALRAMLASNLIEESVPVARYLLQALGPKDQDPDVLDALSQFAQTIKTATKLRVSVAVAGSEEPRQFNIDNDNALIIQTQLVREVRNASASTEGRGVCAVGLTARGRTNVTGAWPRYTLDPRVDQVSTRHRLQLSVCVGFVPVGNETESGLALLTVQLPSGYLADINTITELTAARHVVGARLYGGGSRVSAWLRAGVSERCATLAAPRALAIARQRPAWVTLVDLYDSSHRARVFYQTVSSSACDVCRAWPSCERACGSAAGQLAPATAPAPRAPSPAARAALSAPLLLLLLPLLR encoded by the exons atgAAGAACAATACAGCTCTATTCTGCTTTTTGACGGTTATTATTACATCAAGCACAGTTCAGTG cgTATCAGTATTAGGACCGAAAGCGCTAAGGCCGTTTGGAAATTATAAAGTCTCCATAGCTGGCGGTTCTCGTGCCCACAACCTATATGTTGCTGTGGAGGGCAAGCGAGCTACTGGAGAGCAGTTCTCACAGGGAAGACTTGTGCAGGTTCCACCAGCTGCCTCCAGGCTAATAGATTTGGAA ATAGGGGACCCTGGGCCTGGTAAGTACAGGTTGGTAGCTCGGTCTACCTCAGGTCCACTGTTCGCAGCATCAGCCTCCCTAGTTTATCAACCGAGGagtttttgtattttcatacaaacagacaaacgAGTGTATCAACCTGGAGATACAATAAACTTCAGAGTCATTGCGTTGGACAA ATACTTGTTACCATTATCGAGCACGGTGGACGTGAGCCTGTTAGACACGGGCGGGTCGCCGGTGCGCCAGTGGGCCGCTAAGCCTCTGGACCGAGGAATATTCGCCGAAGAATTGCTCCTAGCTGACGAACCAGCGCTTGGACAATGGACTATACAA gtCGAAGTTCGCGGACAAAAATACTCCCGACAGATATTGGTGGCAGATTATGTGCTACCCAAATTCCATATGGATGTTCAAATGCCCAAGGAAATGTTATTCAGCGATGGCCGTTTCAACATAAACGTAACTGCCAA ACATTTCAATGGACTACCAGTCAAAGGCGAACTCACCATATCTGCGTACGCCGTTTTCTTCTCTGGTCTATTACAACCAGTATTCTCGACACCAGCCCGAAAAGTCATCGATTTTAATGGTCAAGCAGACCTAGTTTACGACTTGAAGACTGACCTAGATCTTGCAGAAGATGCTGCAAGACCATTGGTCGTTGAAGCCGTTTTAGAAGAGAAAGATACTTTGATACGTCAAAACATTACGACAAGGATTCTTCTCTTACGGACTCCGTACAGACTTAAAGTAACAGCTCCCGATAGATTTAAACCTACTCTGCCATACATTGTTCAG ATCGAATTAGTAAATTCGTCTGGGCAAACTATGAAGATATCTGATGAAGTAATTGTTGAGCGACTATGGGACGACGGATCTCCTGTTAACAAAACTACTATAGCTCTTACTAAAGGTTTCGCGAAATATACTTTCACACCAGATTTGGCGCACGCAAATTCAACCCTTAATTTAGTG attaaatacaaagaaatttCGGAACGGGTGGTAAACGTCCAGAAAAGTTTGGAAAATGGTGGACAATTCTTAGTGATGGAGCTTCTGACGCGCAATACTTCTGTGGGAGACGAGTTGCGTGCTCGGATTACCGCTACTGAGCCGATGGATCTCGTCCATTATGTCATCATCGGTCGTGGTGATATCCTCGTCGCCAAGACTTTAGAA TTGAGCCCGGCGCGGCGCAGCGTGGACGTGTCGGAGCGCGTGTCTGCGGGCATGGCCCCGGGCTGCACGCTGCTGGCGTGGTACCCGCGCCTCGCCGCCGACGCCgtgcgcgccgccgcgctctaCGCGCCGCAGGGGCCTCTGCTGCGCCACCAG GTGACAGTGACGTCGGTCACATCGGGCTCCTTACTCCGGCCGAACGGCCTTGTGGAGTTCCGCGTGACGGGCGAGCCCGGCGCGCAGGCCGCGCTCATCGGCGGCGACGAAAACTCCATCGCGACTGGACTAGCCGACGACAACGGGTTAGGCAGTGGCCTTGACATGCATacg ATCGAACGAGAAGTGGAAAGTTACAGTGGACTAAAACATTCGCTCTTCAAGAACGAAGACCACTTGCCGAGCTTGGGACTCGACTTAGGGGGGAAAAATACAAGTGATGTGTTTAGC aaCGCCGGTGTAGTGTTTCTGACTGATGGTCTCGTTATTAAAGGCGATGATAAAG ACGGCTCGGCGGTGGAAACGGGCACGCGCGCGCCGCAGGCCGGCCCGTACGCCTTCAGCCGCgtgccgccgccgcccgcgccgcgacACTACCTCACACGCACGCTCTCGCCGCACGCCACGTGGATGTTCACCAACCTCACCATCGG TAATGATGGCATGGGCACCAGGGAACGCTGGTCACCGATTACCCCCGGTGAATGGTCGGTCGGAGCCTTTGCGATCCACCCCACTTTAGGGTTAGGTCTGGCCGCCCCGCGCAAATTGACCACAGCTCTACCGCTCTCCATGACTGCCGAGCTCCCGGAAAGTCTACAAAAGGGAGAGACCATAGCCATCATAATAACGCTCAAGAGCTCCCTGACTGTAGACACCTCAGTCGAAGTAACTTTCCACAATTCCGACCAGTATTTCGAATTCGAACCTTTAGAGAATAACGTCGATTCATCTAAAA AGATCGAACTGTTCCGTCGCGTGCGCGTCACGGTGCCGGCGCGCTCGCTCGCCAGCACGGCCTTCCTCGTGTCGGCGTCGCGGGCAGGTGAGGCGCCCGTCATCGTGGAGGCCAACGGGAACGGTGTCTCCGCCTCTCTATTCAGGACCATCGATGTTAAG GACGGATACGTTGAAGATATTTGGTCATGGGCACTCTTGGACGGTCGGCGGGGAGTAGCTCGAGTGAACGTCTCGTTGTCACCAGCGGCTGGCACCAAGCTGGGCGCTGTGTCCTTAGAAGCCACTGGCGATCTGCTGGCTAATGCTCTGAGGGCGATGAAGGCGCCTCCTGTCGTCGCAGCCGACGCCAATTATGCCCTTCGGCCAATGGCTCGGGCGTGCATTTTACTGGATTATCTTCAG GCAACGGAGCAAGATGACGAGACAACAATAGTCAAGGAAGCTCGTGTCCAGGCAGCTACCGGCTACCAGCGCCTTATGGCTTTCCGCCGGCCGGACGGCTCCTTCTCACAAGAAATCGGCGACGAAGCTACTTCTGATGTCTT GATGACATCGGTGGCGGCGCGCTGGCTGTCGCGCTCGGCTCGCTACGTGGAGGTGTCGCCcgaggcggcggcggcggcggcgcgctggCTGGTGGGCGCGCAGCGCGCCGACGGCAGCTGGCAGGCGCCGCGCGAGCGCAACGACCCGCACGCGCAGGCCGCCGTGCCGCTCACCGCGCGCGCCCTGCTCGCCCTGCTCGATACCAAG GCCAACGACGTGCTGTACAAGAATGCGATCAACAAGGCCACGGACTACCTGGCCCGCGCGCTGTCGCCCGACTTGGACGCCTACTCGCTGGCGGCGCTGGGCGGCGCGCTGGCGGCCGCGCGACACCCGCAGGCCGCACAGGCGCTACAGCTCCTCGACCAGTACGCCAACACCACGG GATCTGCCTTGTATTGGCCACGTAAAATACCAGCTTCAGAGTGGAGAAATCCATGGTTAAAGGGAAACAGTCTAGAAGCTTCGACAGCGGCGTGGGCTCTGCGCGCTATGCTGGCTTCCAATCTTATAGAAGAATCTGTTCCCGTCGCTCGCTATCTATTGCAAGCGCTAGGACCGAAAGATCAAGATCCTGATGTG TTGGACGCGTTATCGCAGTTCGCGCAAACCATAAAAACGGCGACTAAGCTGAGAGTGTCGGTCGCAGTCGCCGGATCTGAGGAGCCGCGGCAGTTCAACATAGACAACGACAATGCTCTCATCATACAAACGCAAttg GTCCGTGAGGTGCGCAATGCGAGCGCGTCCACGGAAGGGCGCGGCGTGTGCGCGGTGGGCCTGACTGCGCGCGGGCGCACGAACGTGACGGGCGCGTGGCCGCGGTACACGCTCGACCCGCGCGTCGACCAGGTCTCCACCCGACACCGCCTGCAGCTCTCCGTGTGCGTCGG atTTGTTCCAGTTGGAAATGAAACTGAAAGTGGATTAGCGCTTCTTACGGTGCAACTACCTTCAGGATATTTAGCCGACATAAACACAATTACAGAATTAAcg GCGGCGCGGCACGTGGTCGGCGCACGTCTGTATGGGGGTGGGTCGCGAGTGTCGGCGTGGCTGCGAGCGGGCGTGTCGGAGCGCTGTGCCACGCTGGCGGCGCCTCGAGCGCTGGCCATTGCGAGGCAGCGTCCGGCGTGGGTCACACTCGTCGACCTTTATGACTCCA GTCACCGCGCCCGCGTGTTCTACCAGACCGTGTCGAGCTCGGCGTGCGACGTGTGCCGCGCGTGGCCGTCGTGCGAGCGCGCGTGCGGCTCGGCGGCCGGGCAGCTCGCGCCCGCCACCGCGCCCGCCCCCCGCGCGCCCTcgcccgccgcccgcgccgcgctcTCCGCCCCGCTGCTACTGCTGCTGCTGCCGCTACTGCGATAG
- the LOC124531318 gene encoding peptidyl-prolyl cis-trans isomerase, rhodopsin-specific isozyme-like produces the protein MKLHLLLTIVLQMFCAISARHFRVTDQVYLDVHRENKHIGRIVIGLFGDLAPKAVKNFKVLATKGIKGKSYKNTSFNRIIKRFMIQGGDVVSDDGKGSISIYGETFDDENLDTEHTVAGFVSMANKGRNTNGCQFIITTKGTPWLDSLHTVIGKVVEGQKVVHIVEQTPTDMEDRPEMRVYIADCGLLPTEPFYISDDPYDLWSWIKASAVPLTMSFSVLGFFHWMIRKIDI, from the exons ATGAAGTTACATTTATTACTAACAATCGTTCTACAAATGTTTTGTGCAATCAGT GCGCGTCATTTTCGAGTAACTGATCAAGTTTATTTGGATGTTCATAGAGAGAATAAGCATATAGGCCGCATTGTTATAGGACTTTTTGGAGATTTAGCGCCGAAAGCCGTGAAAAATTTCAAGGTTCTTGCAACGAAAGGTATAAAGGGAAAATCGTATAAGAATACTAGTTTCAATCGCATAATTAAAAGATTCATGATACAAG GAGGTGATGTTGTGTCCGATGATGGTAAAGGCTCTATAAGTATTTATGGTGAAACGTTTGACGACGAAAACTTAGACACAGAACACACTGTAGCAGGTTTTGTTTCTATGGCCAATAAAG GAAGGAACACTAATGGCtgtcaatttattataacaacaaaGGGTACTCCGTGGTTGGACAGTTTGCATACTGTTATAGGAAAG gtAGTGGAAGGTCAGAAAGTCGTGCATATAGTTGAACAGACTCCAACGGATATGGAAGATCGTCCTGAGATGCGCGTATACATAGCTGACTGCGGTCTACTGCCCACGGAACCATTTTATATATCCGACGATCCATACGA TCTCTGGAGTTGGATCAAAGCGTCCGCAGTTCCACTGACGATGTCTTTCTCCGTTTTGGGATTTTTCCATTGGATGATCagaaaaattgatatttaa
- the LOC124531319 gene encoding enhancer of yellow 2 transcription factor-like produces the protein MTVNSTIAHQRLILSGDRERFKELLRRRLIECGWRDQVRMLCREVVKENEGNNVTFDMLLTRVTPQARALVPDAVKKELLLKLKTHLLTQKDQ, from the exons ATGACTGTAAACAGTACTATCGCGCATCAGCGATTAATACTCAGCGGCGACCGGGAAAG GTTCAAAGAACTACTGAGGCGTCGTTTAATTGAATGTGGATGGAGGGATCAAGTAAGGATGTTGTGCCGAGAAGTAGTCAAAGAAAATGAGGGCAACAATGTCACATTTGATATGTTACTGACAAGAGTAACTCCTCAAGCTCGAGCGCTTGTGCCAGACGCGGTAAAGAAGGAACTATTGCTAAAACTTAAGACCCACCTATTAACACAAAAAGatcaataa